Within the Solibacillus silvestris genome, the region TGGCTGTATCGTCATTTGTCACTACGATTTACTTAGGGATTGATTTAGCAGCTATTGTACAGCGAATGGTAAGTGGATTGAATAGTTTTTCGCTTATTGCGATTCCATTTTTCATTTTAGCTGGTGAAATTATGAATGAAGGCGGTATCTCACGTCGTTTAATTAATCTAGCGAACGTTATTGTCGGTAAAGTACGCGGCGGTTTAGCAATGGTAAACGTTTTATCTTCAACGTTTTTTGGAGGTATTTCCGGTTCGGCTGTAGCGGACGTTTCATCAATTGGTTCTGTCTTAATTCCGATGATGAAAAAGCAAAAATATGATGCGGAATATTCCGTTGCCGTTACAATTTCAAGTGCTGCACAAGGGGTTTTAATTCCGCCAAGTCATAATATGATTATTTATTCTACTGCTGCCGGTGGTGTATCGGTTGGTGCATTGTTTATGGGGGGAATAGTTCCTGGTATTGCATTAGGGTTAATTTTAATGATCTTTGCGTATACGATTGCAGTAAAACGTAATTACCCGAAAGGTGAACCGATTAAGCGTGAAGAAGTTCCGAAAATTGTACGTGAAGGATTATTAGGATTGTTTACAGCGGTCATTATTATTGGTGGGATTTTATCCGGTGTTTTCACAGCGACTGAATCTGCGGCAATCGGTGCATTATATGCGTTTATTATTTCGTTCTTCGTTTATAAAGACGTGCCGCTATCGGCAATGGGGAACATTTTAAAACGTACAGTAAAAACATTATCGATGGTACTGTTTTTAATTGCTGCTTCTTCGGCATTCGGCTGGTTACTTGCATTTCTAAAAGTACCCGCAATGGTAACAGAAACGTTATTGGCTGTTTCGCCGAATGATTTTGTAACATTATTAATTATTAATATCATTTTACTAGTATTAGGGATGTTCATGGACATGGCACCGTTAATTTTAATTGCAACACCAATTTTATTACCTGTAGCGCTTGAAGCAGGTATGGATCCGGTTCAATTTGGTGTTGTATTAATTCTGAACTTAGCGATCGGTCTTGTAACACCGCCAGTTGGTACGTGTCTGTTTGTCGGATGTGCGATCGGAAAAATACCGATTGAAAAAGCGACAAAGGGAATGCTTCCATTCTATGGTGCAATGATTGTTATACTACTATTAATAACGTTTGTTCCAGACATTACGTTAAAACTTCCGGAATTACTATTAAAGTAAGGGGACTAGAATATGGCAAAAACATTTTTGGATGACTCATTTCTATTGAACAATAAAGTAGCGGAAAAGTTGTATTTCGACTATGCAAAAGATTTACCGATTATCGATTACCACTGTCATTTAAGTCCTCAGGAAATTTATGAGGATAAGCAATTTAAAAATATAACAGAGGCTTGGTTGTACGGTGATCATTATAAATGGCGTGCGATGCGCGCAAATGGAGTTCCAGAGCATCTTGTAACAGGTGATGCAGATGATTATGAGCGTTTTGAAGCATGGGCAAAAACCGTTCCGTATACAATTGGCAACCCTTTATATCAGTGGACACATTTAGAACTGCGCCGATTCTTTAATGAAGAAACTTTATTAAATGAAAAAACAGCACGCGCTATTTGGGATAATATAAATGAACAATTACCTCAAAAGACAGCTCGTCAGTTAATTTTGGACTCAAAAGTAGAAGTGATCTGCACTACAGATGATCCGATTGACTCACTTGAATATCATATCGCACTTCAAAAAGATGAGCAGTTTAACGTGAAAGTACTGCCGAGTTTCAGACCGGATAAAGCATTGGAAATCAATAAGCCGACATTTGCGGCTTGGATTGGATCATTATCGGAAGTTGTCGGCGAAACAATCGAATCTTATGAACAATTAAAAGAAGCTCTTGCAAAACGAATTCAGTTTTTTGATGAAGTCGGTGGTAAAGTGTCAGACCATGCATTGGATACGATTTATTATGCAGAAGCGACAGAACAAGAAGTGAGTGCTATTTTTGAAAAGGGGCTTGCGGGGGAACAAGTATCGCTGGAAGAAGAAGCAAAATATAAAACAGCATTACTGATCTTTTTAGGGAAACAGTACGCTTCTTACAATTGGGCGATGCAATATCATATTTCGGCACACCGTAATAACAATACACGTCAGTTCAATAATTTAGGGCCGGATACAGGGTATGACAGCATTAATGACGGACCGATCGCAGTACCGTTGACGCGGTTATTGGATGCGCTTGCACTTGAAGATGCATTACCAAAAACGATTGTTTATTCATTAAATCCGAAAGACTACTATGTTATTGCAAGTATAGTCGGAAGCTTCCAGGAAAAAGTGCCTGGGAAAATCCAATTCGGTACGGCTTGGTGGTTTAATGACCAAAAAGAAGGAATGCTTGATCAGATGAAGGCACTTGCGAGCATCGGGATTTTCAGCCGCTTTATCGGAATGCTGACTGATTCGCGTAGTTTCCTGTCCTACACACGTCACGAATATTTTAGACGTTTAGTATGTAATCTCATTGGAGAATGGGTGGAAAATGGAGAATTCCCTGAAGATTACGAGCTTCTTGGAACAATCGTACAAGATATTTGCTTTTACAATGCAAAAAATTACTTTAACTTTTAAATGAGGTGGATGAAGCATGCAACAGTTATCTAACGAAGTGTATACTCGAAAAACAGCTGTCGTAGAGCGTATTGTCCAATTCGGCACGGGGAATTTTCTCCGTGCTTTTGTTGATTGGCTCATACATGAAGCGAATTTACAGCAGCAACAGGATTTAGGAATTGTTATTGTCCAGTCGACATCAGGAAGTACATCAGAAGTGATCAATGCGCAAGATGGTCTATACACACTTGTTACGCAAGGGATTCAAAATGGTCAGCAAGTCAATTATGAACAAGTGATTGAAAGTGTGACACGCAGTATTTCATTGCAAAACCAGTATGAAGAATATATGAAGCTCGCGGTTTCGGAAGACCTCCAATATGTTGTATCCAATACAACGGAGGCAGGAATTGTATATGAGCAGCTTCCATTTGATGCACAGCCATCAACAAATTTTGTGGCCAATGTGACGCACTTTTTATGGAAACGCTATGAAACATTTGGAGCGGATCCGTCAAAAGGGCTGATCTTTTTACCGTGCGAATTAATTGAACAGAACGGTACCGCTTTAAAAAACGGGATTGTAAGCTATGCAAATGCATGGGATTTAGGGCAGAGCTTCATCGATTGGGTGACAGGTGCCAATACGTTCTGCAACACACTTGTTGACCGAATCGTACCCGGATTCCCGAAAAGCCAATATGAAGAATTGACGTTGAAGCTTGGTTATGAGGATAAATTACTCGTTGCTGCAGAACCGTATTATATTTGGGTAATAGAAAATGAAGAAGCGCTTCATTCTTTTCCGTTAGTTAATAATCAATTTGAAGTAAAGCTTGTAGACGACTTGAGTTACTACCGGGAGCGTAAAGTGAAAATGCTCAATGGTGCACACTCTGCCTTAACACCGCTTGCTATTTTGCTGGATACAGATACAGTCGGGCAAGTGATGGAACACTCTAGATTAAGACCTTTCGTTCAACGTTTACTTGTACAGGAAGTGATTCCTACGATTAATGGCGACAAAGAACAGTTAATGACATATCAACAGGCGATATTAGAACGCTTTGAAAATCCGTTTATTGCACATTACGTAAAAAGTATTGCACTTAATGCGCTTGCCAAGTTTAAAACTAGAAATATCCCATCGCTACTGGCGTATTATAAGCAATATGCAACACTTCCAAAACATTTAACAACAGCATTGGCTGCGTGGATATACTT harbors:
- a CDS encoding uronate isomerase; amino-acid sequence: MAKTFLDDSFLLNNKVAEKLYFDYAKDLPIIDYHCHLSPQEIYEDKQFKNITEAWLYGDHYKWRAMRANGVPEHLVTGDADDYERFEAWAKTVPYTIGNPLYQWTHLELRRFFNEETLLNEKTARAIWDNINEQLPQKTARQLILDSKVEVICTTDDPIDSLEYHIALQKDEQFNVKVLPSFRPDKALEINKPTFAAWIGSLSEVVGETIESYEQLKEALAKRIQFFDEVGGKVSDHALDTIYYAEATEQEVSAIFEKGLAGEQVSLEEEAKYKTALLIFLGKQYASYNWAMQYHISAHRNNNTRQFNNLGPDTGYDSINDGPIAVPLTRLLDALALEDALPKTIVYSLNPKDYYVIASIVGSFQEKVPGKIQFGTAWWFNDQKEGMLDQMKALASIGIFSRFIGMLTDSRSFLSYTRHEYFRRLVCNLIGEWVENGEFPEDYELLGTIVQDICFYNAKNYFNF
- a CDS encoding mannitol-1-phosphate 5-dehydrogenase encodes the protein MQQLSNEVYTRKTAVVERIVQFGTGNFLRAFVDWLIHEANLQQQQDLGIVIVQSTSGSTSEVINAQDGLYTLVTQGIQNGQQVNYEQVIESVTRSISLQNQYEEYMKLAVSEDLQYVVSNTTEAGIVYEQLPFDAQPSTNFVANVTHFLWKRYETFGADPSKGLIFLPCELIEQNGTALKNGIVSYANAWDLGQSFIDWVTGANTFCNTLVDRIVPGFPKSQYEELTLKLGYEDKLLVAAEPYYIWVIENEEALHSFPLVNNQFEVKLVDDLSYYRERKVKMLNGAHSALTPLAILLDTDTVGQVMEHSRLRPFVQRLLVQEVIPTINGDKEQLMTYQQAILERFENPFIAHYVKSIALNALAKFKTRNIPSLLAYYKQYATLPKHLTTALAAWIYLYQTPEVFSPQDAPEAIEQIKAKPLAGVLSNENLWGIDLTTIPQLEQFVGQAITAFKESQTAQFIAELEEEALGL